One segment of Clostridium botulinum DNA contains the following:
- a CDS encoding AbgT family transporter: MENKKRKSGILTWVEKIGNALPHPTTLFVIFCAALMIISHIAYLAGVSVSYEGVDMATKELKEFNIGVVSLLTPEGIRYMFTSAIKNFTSFAPLGTVLIALLGVGVAEGSGLISTLLRKLVTSTPKRFITMVVVFAGVVSNIASDAGYVVLIPLGAVIFRSFGRHPLAGIAAAFAGVSGGFSANLLPGPTDALLGGITTEAARISQAGYDVQITSNWYFLIVSTFLITILGTIVTEKIVEPRLGKYKSDEDKEEVIKISKEEKRGLLFAGIAFILTLIFLAILVVPSNGILRNPETAEILKSPFMDSIVVIIAIVFLIPGIAYGVGAGTIKNDKQVIDLMGKSMAAMGGYIVLVFFAAQFVAYFAHSNLGTIIAVKGANFLQSTGIQGIPLLLGFIVVAAFINLFMGSASAKWAIMAPIFVPMLMGLNYSPELTQMAYRIGDSTTNIISPLMNYFALVVAFSEKYDKESGVGTLISTMVPYSLVFLLGWSVLLIVWFIFKLPLGPGVGMMM, encoded by the coding sequence ATGGAAAACAAGAAACGTAAGTCGGGGATACTTACATGGGTAGAAAAGATAGGTAATGCACTTCCACATCCTACTACATTATTTGTAATATTTTGTGCAGCCTTAATGATAATATCACACATTGCTTATTTAGCAGGGGTTAGTGTAAGCTATGAAGGCGTAGATATGGCTACTAAGGAATTAAAAGAATTTAATATTGGAGTAGTAAGTCTTTTAACTCCAGAGGGAATTAGATATATGTTCACAAGTGCAATTAAGAATTTTACAAGTTTTGCACCATTAGGAACAGTTTTAATTGCATTATTAGGTGTTGGAGTTGCTGAAGGTAGTGGCTTAATTTCAACATTATTAAGAAAATTAGTAACAAGTACACCAAAAAGATTTATAACTATGGTAGTTGTATTTGCTGGGGTAGTTTCTAATATAGCTTCTGATGCAGGATATGTTGTTTTAATACCATTAGGAGCAGTTATATTCAGAAGTTTTGGTAGACATCCCTTAGCTGGTATTGCAGCAGCATTCGCTGGTGTTTCAGGGGGATTTAGTGCTAATTTATTACCAGGACCAACAGATGCCTTATTAGGAGGTATTACAACAGAAGCTGCTAGGATATCTCAAGCAGGATATGATGTTCAAATAACATCAAATTGGTATTTCTTAATAGTATCAACTTTTCTTATAACTATTTTAGGTACTATAGTTACTGAAAAAATAGTTGAGCCTAGACTTGGAAAATACAAAAGTGATGAAGACAAAGAAGAAGTTATAAAAATAAGTAAAGAAGAAAAAAGAGGTTTATTATTTGCTGGAATTGCATTTATATTAACTTTAATTTTCTTAGCAATATTAGTTGTTCCATCTAATGGAATACTAAGAAATCCAGAAACAGCAGAGATTTTAAAATCACCATTTATGGATTCAATAGTTGTTATAATTGCAATAGTATTTTTAATACCAGGTATTGCATACGGTGTTGGTGCAGGAACAATTAAGAATGACAAGCAAGTTATTGATTTAATGGGAAAAAGTATGGCCGCAATGGGTGGATACATAGTATTAGTATTTTTTGCAGCTCAATTCGTTGCTTACTTTGCACATAGTAATTTAGGAACAATAATAGCGGTAAAAGGAGCTAATTTCTTACAATCTACAGGAATACAAGGTATACCTTTATTATTAGGATTTATAGTAGTTGCTGCATTCATAAATTTATTTATGGGATCTGCATCAGCTAAATGGGCTATTATGGCACCTATATTTGTACCTATGTTAATGGGATTAAATTACTCACCAGAATTAACTCAAATGGCATATAGAATAGGGGATTCTACAACTAATATAATTTCTCCTCTTATGAACTATTTTGCGTTAGTAGTTGCTTTCTCAGAAAAGTATGACAAAGAAAGTGGAGTAGGAACCCTTATATCAACAATGGTACCATATTCACTAGTATTCTTATTAGGTTGGAGTGTATTATTAATAGTTTGGTTTATATTTAAATTACCATTAGGACCTGGAGTAGGTATGATGATGTAA
- a CDS encoding membrane protein encodes MINKFKSKSNLNRFLFLTFIIASLSIISFILFKYPHMGVADQGDFDRVMNASGISLLDSDKNNPNFVRFYDYIVTDYTISNFFKTITGSIVGSSIGFLILILSIPCKLFNNSIFRTEYLAISYSIIYILSITMILKYLNIKNSLKLTFIGILSLFVLFDGNYIIWFNSFYGEPMMLCSLLLLIFSILYYINYKYVKKNNHKIMSKIVYILLATFLFLGSKMQVVTAVPFLMILLLKIILDNKQCISKKNFVSLIIALCIVMAYPLIFNTFNGSISNDTQYNSVFYGVLNGSKTPNQDLIDLGLNPDMASEAGKHSYLSDEEYVKYIPRTEITNEEFYSKMSNSKLAKFYLTHPVRLIQGMQYTASKAFYTSTVLGKTSIDYSTEPTIKFSRFTSWSDFRENYLPKNLLFIISTFLLIFIYTFYLCIRNKNNEELKNKVFLIWTIMFIAAIQFPMPFVGNGKADTAKQLFLFNFIFDLLLIITASYAFSKITDIFSKKR; translated from the coding sequence ATGATAAATAAATTTAAATCTAAAAGTAATCTTAATAGATTTCTTTTTTTAACTTTTATAATAGCTTCGCTTAGTATAATATCTTTTATATTATTTAAATATCCCCACATGGGTGTCGCTGACCAAGGTGACTTTGACAGAGTTATGAATGCTTCAGGAATATCTTTGCTTGATTCTGATAAAAACAATCCTAATTTCGTTAGATTTTATGATTACATAGTTACTGATTATACAATTTCTAATTTTTTTAAAACTATTACAGGTTCCATTGTCGGATCTAGTATTGGATTTTTAATTTTAATTCTAAGTATTCCGTGTAAACTATTTAACAACAGTATTTTTAGAACTGAATATTTAGCAATATCTTATAGTATTATATATATTCTTTCTATCACCATGATATTAAAATATTTAAACATAAAAAATAGCTTAAAACTAACTTTTATAGGCATTTTAAGTTTGTTTGTTCTATTTGATGGAAATTATATAATTTGGTTTAACAGTTTTTATGGTGAACCTATGATGCTATGCTCATTGTTGTTACTTATCTTCTCTATTTTATATTACATAAATTACAAGTATGTTAAAAAGAATAATCATAAGATAATGTCAAAAATAGTGTATATATTGTTAGCCACATTTTTATTTCTAGGTTCAAAAATGCAAGTAGTAACTGCTGTACCATTCTTGATGATATTATTATTAAAAATAATTTTAGATAATAAGCAATGTATTTCTAAGAAAAATTTTGTGTCACTAATAATTGCCTTATGCATAGTTATGGCTTATCCTCTCATTTTTAATACTTTTAATGGAAGTATTAGTAATGATACACAATATAATTCTGTATTTTATGGGGTACTCAACGGTTCTAAAACTCCTAATCAAGATTTAATTGATTTAGGACTTAATCCAGATATGGCTTCAGAAGCTGGAAAACATTCTTATTTAAGTGATGAAGAATATGTTAAATATATTCCAAGAACAGAAATAACTAATGAAGAATTCTATAGTAAAATGAGTAATTCAAAATTAGCTAAATTTTATTTAACACATCCTGTAAGACTTATACAAGGAATGCAATACACTGCAAGTAAGGCTTTTTACACAAGTACTGTTTTAGGAAAAACATCAATAGATTACAGTACTGAACCAACAATTAAATTTAGTAGATTTACTTCTTGGTCAGACTTTAGAGAAAATTATTTGCCTAAGAATTTATTATTTATAATTTCAACATTTTTATTGATTTTTATATATACTTTTTATCTTTGTATAAGAAATAAAAATAATGAAGAGCTAAAAAATAAAGTATTTTTAATATGGACTATTATGTTTATAGCTGCAATTCAGTTCCCTATGCCTTTTGTAGGAAATGGTAAAGCTGATACTGCAAAACAATTATTCCTATTTAATTTTATTTTTGATCTTTTATTAATAATAACTGCTTCTTATGCATTCTCAAAAATAACTGATATATTTTCAAAGAAAAGATAA
- a CDS encoding VanZ family protein gives MKEIKSTFDKRKVVNWILLILWMIIIFAMSNQPAVVSDKQSGLVITTLTNLGIDMNGIFGELANFIVRKTAHFLEYMILGILILNVLEIHYTRQKIRLLGVLLVFLYASSDEIHQLFVQGREGAFRDVVIDTLGGTFGIFVISKLKVLRLKK, from the coding sequence ATGAAAGAAATTAAAAGTACATTTGATAAAAGAAAAGTAGTTAACTGGATTTTGTTAATATTATGGATGATTATTATATTTGCTATGTCTAATCAACCAGCAGTTGTATCTGATAAACAAAGTGGATTAGTAATAACCACATTAACTAATTTAGGTATTGATATGAATGGTATCTTTGGTGAATTGGCAAACTTTATTGTTAGAAAAACTGCACATTTTTTAGAATATATGATTTTAGGAATATTGATATTAAATGTTTTAGAGATTCATTATACTAGGCAAAAAATAAGGTTGTTAGGAGTATTATTAGTATTTTTATATGCTTCTTCAGATGAAATACATCAGCTATTTGTTCAGGGCCGAGAGGGTGCTTTTAGAGATGTAGTGATTGATACATTGGGAGGAACATTTGGAATTTTTGTAATAAGTAAATTAAAAGTCTTGAGATTAAAAAAATAA
- a CDS encoding LTA synthase family protein yields the protein MKEKLKNIIKSNLLFVFMVIILQLKSMTLLSMLRTPNSSSISIGTMYFSPPVIWAHLAIIILVCSPIFLFKNKNQLKSALIIDIIITIIFIADIWYYRANGTFLSIRHLIHTEIFNPTGKNLFNFRLVDFIFFIDFIILSIIYKFTKVKYEQTEKRLSLRVLKTLSIFLISSFIIGMGHYFVDTKKSVSGKSLFSLSWAPFQTFSDMSPLGYHGFDLNFYKDKNKDLTNDDINNIKNWLNNNKENIPDNKYKGMVEGKNLIALQVESLENFVINQKVYGQEITPNLNKLLSSSLYFDNIYEQNNSGTSSDADLLVNTSILPVREGTTVFSYPWAKYNSLQNLLSSKGYNTISTHAELPGNWNWSELHKSFGADKILDINMYNQDELIGLGLSDESYLKQVSEKLKDASQPFYAFMTTLTSHGPFEMPDDKKYLDLPKELDENMLGAYFQSVRYTDEAIGKFLKSLEENNQLDNTVIMIYGDHCGVHKFYEKDIKDSPLEGDWWKENYKKIPYIIYSKDLQQEVISKAGGQSDFLPTISYLLGIDRSEFENSSMGRVLVNTERNATILNYGDIMGTPKDEKELNHLKDSFNIADLIISKNYFKNYTP from the coding sequence ATGAAAGAAAAATTAAAAAATATTATTAAATCTAATTTGTTATTTGTATTTATGGTGATTATACTTCAACTTAAATCTATGACATTATTATCTATGCTTAGAACACCAAATTCATCAAGCATAAGTATTGGTACTATGTATTTTTCCCCTCCTGTAATATGGGCGCATCTAGCCATAATTATATTAGTATGTAGCCCTATATTTTTATTTAAAAATAAGAACCAATTAAAATCTGCTCTAATAATAGATATTATAATTACTATTATTTTTATAGCAGACATATGGTACTATCGCGCTAATGGTACTTTTTTATCCATTAGACATTTAATACATACTGAAATATTTAATCCAACAGGTAAAAATCTGTTTAACTTTAGATTAGTAGATTTTATATTTTTCATTGATTTCATAATACTGTCTATTATATATAAGTTTACTAAAGTAAAATATGAACAAACTGAAAAAAGATTATCTTTAAGAGTGCTAAAAACTCTATCTATATTTTTAATAAGTTCATTTATTATTGGTATGGGACATTACTTTGTAGATACAAAAAAATCAGTATCTGGGAAAAGCTTATTTAGCCTATCTTGGGCTCCTTTTCAAACATTTAGCGATATGAGTCCTTTAGGATATCATGGATTTGATCTTAACTTTTATAAAGATAAAAATAAAGATTTAACTAATGATGATATAAATAATATAAAAAATTGGCTTAATAATAATAAAGAAAATATTCCAGATAATAAATACAAAGGTATGGTTGAGGGTAAAAACTTAATTGCTTTACAAGTAGAATCCTTAGAGAACTTTGTCATAAATCAAAAAGTATATGGACAAGAAATAACTCCTAACTTAAATAAATTATTATCTAGTAGTTTATACTTTGATAATATATATGAACAAAATAATTCTGGTACAAGCTCTGATGCAGATTTATTAGTTAATACGTCTATATTACCAGTAAGAGAAGGTACAACTGTATTCTCTTATCCTTGGGCTAAATATAACTCATTACAGAATTTATTAAGTAGTAAGGGATATAATACTATCTCTACTCATGCAGAATTACCTGGCAACTGGAATTGGTCAGAACTTCATAAATCCTTTGGAGCAGATAAAATATTAGATATAAATATGTATAATCAAGATGAACTCATCGGTTTAGGTTTATCTGATGAATCTTATTTAAAACAAGTATCAGAAAAATTAAAGGATGCAAGTCAGCCTTTTTATGCATTTATGACTACACTTACTAGCCATGGACCATTTGAAATGCCAGATGATAAAAAGTATTTAGATTTACCAAAAGAGCTAGACGAGAATATGTTAGGTGCATATTTCCAAAGTGTACGATATACTGATGAAGCTATTGGAAAGTTCTTAAAATCATTAGAAGAAAATAATCAATTAGATAATACTGTTATTATGATCTATGGAGATCATTGTGGTGTTCATAAATTTTATGAAAAAGATATAAAAGATTCTCCTTTAGAAGGCGATTGGTGGAAAGAAAATTATAAAAAGATACCTTATATAATATATTCTAAAGATTTACAACAAGAAGTAATATCAAAAGCAGGTGGTCAATCAGATTTCTTACCAACAATATCATACTTACTTGGAATTGACAGAAGTGAATTTGAAAATAGCTCTATGGGAAGAGTATTAGTAAATACAGAAAGAAACGCTACAATTTTAAATTATGGTGATATTATGGGTACTCCAAAAGATGAAAAGGAACTTAATCACTTAAAAGATTCCTTTAATATTGCAGATCTTATAATCAGTAAAAATTATTTTAAAAATTATACTCCGTAG
- a CDS encoding LTA synthase family protein, whose protein sequence is MIKLTHRKLSFDKVSILRFFTIISMLIKSVIFIAILNIDTTDRVLKKNISFKFAIVYLAFILLVYSFGYLFSKHRQNIFYIVLNSLYTLLLIADLSYFRANRDLLGLKNILFENTFNPLQNSIMNIKPVDFIFIIDIVLLLIWLIKIKVENNNKRSFKKFFSTIIISIFMIIGSCICIDALQLGEFGDSIILNQWTTLMEVKAPGPLGYHIVEGTRSINKYFNDKPSMEDKKEIEDWLNFNKENIEDNEYKGLLKGKNVIFLQIESLENFVINQKTNGKEITPFLNKLASEGLYFNNFYEQNNAGNSIDCDFMVNTSIYPLGNKITALNYGENIYPNSLPRILQRDGYFTISSHAELPNDFNWTELHKNSFGANELWTINDYIYEESVGYGLSDRSFLSQTADKLKDIKQPFFIQLPTLSNHGPFDLDEKYRQLNLPDEVNDSYLGGYFESVLYTDNQLEMFYNKLNESGLLDDTVLVIYGDHTGVHKYYNEDIIDIDYENNWWDEVDHKIPLIIYSKDMKHKIVNKTGGQTDILPTICYLLGVDDNLYRDSTMGRILVNTNRNAITIKGNHIVGNVRTSDEENHISKAYEIGEKIIKTNYFNHK, encoded by the coding sequence ATGATAAAATTAACACATAGAAAATTATCTTTTGATAAAGTTTCAATATTAAGATTTTTTACTATAATTTCTATGCTTATTAAATCTGTAATTTTTATAGCTATCCTTAATATAGATACTACTGATAGAGTATTGAAAAAAAACATAAGCTTTAAATTTGCAATTGTTTATTTAGCCTTTATTCTTTTAGTTTACTCATTTGGATACTTGTTTTCAAAACATAGGCAAAATATCTTTTATATTGTTTTAAATTCACTGTATACCTTATTGTTAATAGCAGATCTATCTTATTTTAGAGCTAATAGAGATTTATTAGGTTTAAAAAATATTTTATTTGAAAATACATTTAATCCTTTACAAAATTCTATTATGAATATAAAGCCTGTAGATTTTATATTTATTATAGATATTGTCTTATTATTAATTTGGCTTATTAAAATTAAGGTGGAAAATAACAATAAAAGAAGTTTTAAAAAGTTTTTTTCTACAATTATAATTTCAATATTTATGATTATAGGATCATGCATATGTATTGATGCACTTCAATTAGGTGAATTTGGTGATAGTATAATCTTAAACCAATGGACAACCTTGATGGAAGTAAAAGCACCTGGACCTCTTGGATATCATATAGTAGAAGGTACAAGATCAATTAATAAGTATTTTAATGATAAACCTTCTATGGAAGATAAAAAAGAAATTGAGGATTGGTTAAACTTTAATAAAGAAAATATTGAAGATAATGAATACAAAGGATTGCTTAAAGGAAAGAATGTTATATTTCTTCAAATAGAATCTTTAGAGAACTTTGTTATAAATCAAAAGACAAATGGTAAAGAAATAACACCATTTTTAAATAAGCTAGCTAGTGAAGGATTATATTTTAATAATTTCTACGAACAAAATAATGCAGGCAATAGTATTGATTGCGATTTTATGGTTAACACTTCTATATATCCTTTAGGAAATAAAATAACAGCTTTAAATTATGGAGAAAATATTTATCCAAATTCACTTCCAAGAATTCTTCAAAGAGATGGGTACTTTACTATATCATCTCATGCAGAATTACCAAATGATTTTAATTGGACCGAATTACATAAAAATAGTTTTGGTGCCAATGAACTTTGGACTATAAATGATTATATTTATGAAGAAAGTGTTGGATATGGATTATCAGATAGAAGTTTCTTAAGTCAAACTGCAGATAAGCTTAAAGACATAAAACAACCATTTTTTATTCAGTTACCTACTTTATCCAATCATGGACCTTTTGATTTAGATGAAAAATACAGACAATTGAACTTACCTGATGAAGTTAATGATAGTTACTTAGGTGGATATTTCGAAAGCGTATTATATACAGATAATCAATTAGAAATGTTTTATAATAAATTAAATGAGTCTGGACTACTAGATGATACCGTATTGGTTATTTACGGAGATCATACAGGTGTTCATAAATATTATAATGAGGATATTATAGACATTGACTATGAGAATAATTGGTGGGATGAAGTCGATCATAAGATTCCACTTATAATATACTCTAAAGATATGAAACATAAAATTGTAAATAAAACAGGCGGTCAAACAGACATACTACCAACAATATGTTACTTACTAGGCGTAGATGATAATTTATACAGAGACTCTACTATGGGTAGAATTTTAGTTAATACTAATAGAAATGCAATAACTATAAAGGGAAATCACATTGTTGGAAATGTACGAACTTCAGATGAAGAAAATCATATATCAAAAGCATATGAAATTGGAGAAAAAATAATAAAAACTAATTACTTTAATCATAAATAA